A region from the Deltaproteobacteria bacterium genome encodes:
- a CDS encoding Uma2 family endonuclease, which yields MSGERRRATYEDLCKVPDHLVAEIIDGELISPSTGALDRGRKMQVYARERLGHLWIVDPSPRTLEIYSLEDGRWVVLGTHAGSAHVRAEPFEAVELVTTRWWREP from the coding sequence GTGAGCGGCGAGCGGCGCCGGGCCACCTACGAGGACCTCTGCAAGGTACCCGACCACCTCGTGGCCGAGATCATCGACGGCGAGCTCATATCTCCCTCGACGGGCGCGCTCGATCGCGGGCGCAAGATGCAGGTCTACGCTCGCGAGCGGTTGGGACATCTCTGGATCGTGGACCCGAGCCCACGTACCCTGGAGATCTACAGCCTCGAGGACGGACGCTGGGTCGTGTTGGGCACGCACGCAGGGAGCGCGCACGTCCGTGCCGAGCCGTTCGAAGCCGTCGAGCTCGTCACGACTCGCTGGTGGCGCGAGCCGTAG